The Hippocampus zosterae strain Florida chromosome 2, ASM2543408v3, whole genome shotgun sequence genome contains the following window.
CTCATCTTTATTAAACTCTGGAAGTGGAGGAGGGTCAGCCGCCACATCATCCTTGAAAAACTCCACAGCTTCTGGCACGGCATGCTCATCAAAATCCAAGGGAGCTGCAAAGTACTCATTCAGAGCTGCAGTGGGAGGTCCAGGTGGGCCTGGAGGCCCAGGAGGTCCTGGTTCTCCAACAGGGCCCTGGCAATACGATTAAAATACCATGGGGGATTTGGTCTACAGGAAGACAGCATAACAGTGTACCAATGTGTTACCTGAACTCCAACGTCACCACTGTTTCCTCTGCTTCCAGGTGCACCCATTGCTCCTGGCTGACCGATGTTCCCCTCCTTACCAGGTGGACCCACTACACCTGGAGGACCCTGTGCAGTCAGAAGATAATAAACATGTAGGTCTCTTGTGTTTTGTCTTCAGTCAGCGAATGTTTAATGCGCCTTACCCTTGGTCCACCTGGTCCGACAATACCTGGAATACCTGCATCCCCTGTAGCACcctgaaggacaaaaaaaaaggaaaagtggtcttcattcttttttcttctcctcaaaGATGCATACAAGATACAAGATATGATACATAGAAGATTGTTtgatgttgagagggaagaaatttcatctgtgctgtatgttacacatacgtacagcacatttgacaataaagttgtattcaattcaatacaATATCCACTTACAGCAATTCCTGGCAAACCGTGGAGACCAGTGAAACCTCTGTGACCTTTCTGGCCCCTCTCTCCTTGTTCACCAGCTGGTCCTTTTTCTCCCTGTAGTCCTTGGGGGCCCTAAAGAGATTTCAAAAGAGGTTCAATATCCTGTTTGACGATAGCAAAAGTGAGACTGTGCAGTGATTCTCACCGCTTTGCCTCGTACTCCAGGTGCTCCATGGGGTCCAGGAGAGCCTTTGGCACCCTAAATAGAAAATATCCAAACAACAGGAAGTAAAAGCAAAAGTACCATTACACTTGTGTTGTCATGTATGTTAGGATCACTGCATCGGTATAACTCACATTTTCACCTCTTGGTCCCGGACTACCTGTAGGTCCCACCGGACCCTCATTTCCTGGAGAACCTGGGCCTCCAGCCAATCCCTCTGGACCAGCATTACCTCGATCGCCCTGTAAAGTCATACAGTGACAATGGGTATACACAGGTGCTTGGACACAGGCCTTGTCACGTGTCTACACCTACCCTTTCCCCTAAGAGTCCGTCCGTCCCAGTAGGTCCATCTTCACCAGCCACGCCCTGATTCAACACATGACAAAGTTAACAAACAGACTCATACAAATGAATAGTTTGGGCATATGCTGCTGTAAAACCCAACAACCTCAGGGCCTGCATCTCCTCTTGGCCCAGTGGCTCCCACAGGACCAACTCCACCAGGAGGACCTTTTCCACCTGGAACTCCAGGAGCTCCCGGTTTTCCAGGCAGACCCTACATAAAAAAGAGGACAATAAATCTTAAACATGATCCACCTGAAGTGGTTGGTAGCTGGGCGAATCCGACGTACGGCGGGTCCATGCAGGCCTGGCATTGCTCCTTCTCCTCTCACTCCAGGATGACCAACAGGGCCTCGTTGCCCTGTAGCACCCGCAGGTCCGGGAGGCCCAAGAGGACCCTGATAGAGAAACATAAACCCAATCAACAAATGTGCACAGTATGTGCAGCAGGTGGTGCGTAATCAAACTACTTTCTACTCACCGGAGAACCGTCCTCTCCAGAATCACCCTTATCTCCAGGTGTGCCTGCCGGTCCTGGAGCACCAATCTCGCCTTGAAGTCCGGGCGCCCCATTTTCCCCACGAATACCAGGGGGGCCCTGCTTTCCAGTTAGACCAATGAGGCCATCTGCTCCAACAGCACCCTAGCACATACATTAACGCAACATTCCATGTGACAAAACCATTGATCAGTTCGAAAAGTATTATCTTTCCAAGCATGATCCAAGTGGACTCACAAGAGAACCAGGTGGACCGACACCGCCAGGCAAACCAGGGAAACCAGTAGAACCCTATCGGAAGAGACCGCTTATGATGATGCTTGTGTCAACAGCGGATGTGCTGAGCTTCTTGACAGAACCATAGTGGGTGGTACTAAAGTCAACTCACCACTGCGCCCTGTGTTCCTCTGCCACCTTTTAGTCCAGTCAGACCGACCGGGCCCTTAAACATACATCTCCATTAGTTCATCAAGTAAAATATTTAGGAGGAAAAATATGACTTCTTAATTATTCACTATCCACAACCTACTACATGATGTGTTAGCTACCTATTTATTGTTGAACGAGGCGTTTTGAATGGTACCACTTTGTGACAAAGCTACATTTACATATTAACCACCTGTGCACCAAGATTCTCTCACTTTTTAAAACTCATGGCTCACGACTATTAGTCAGCTCCGAAGTAACAAAAGCCCTACTCGGTATTGGCCGCATTTTCGAGAAGGTGGGCTGGGTAGTGGCTCAGTTACATAGAACAGGACTACCCCCTCAAAACAGGCACAGTTATGTGAGGCTGAAAATTAGCAGGTTTATTAAGACTACTGGgaactggtttaaaaaaaattgaaaaaagcaTGCATCCCTAAATTTAATTTTGTTAGTAATGCACACCTGTACTCCCGGTGTGCCAGCCATTCCTGGTGGTCCAGGTGGTCCTGCCTCTCCCTTAAGGCCTGGTTCCCCAGTGTCACCTTTCACCCCAGGCTGACCTTCAGCACCCTGagaaaaaacatacaaagaGTAAGCAAGTGAGGTTTGGACCAATTTCAGAATTTTATAGAATGTTTTGTACTGGTGACTTACAGCAGCTCCAGGGAAACCTGCTGCACCCGTTGCACCGGGCTCACCGGTCGAACCCTGTAAATGGTAAACACTTGAAAGTCAGAAGCAACAGTGATTATTCATCATAAATTCTGGTGCCAAAGGTGTTTTACTCACAGGTACTCCTCTTGTACCTCGGCGTCCGTTGGGTCCGGGGGAGCCTGTTTCTCCCTGAAAAATACAGACGCACACAGAAAAGCTGGGTTTTGTATTACCTCACTCAATTGAATCAAATCAGTATTGTAAAATGTTGATGTTGTTTAATGTAAAACTTAAACATCAACAAGTCTTACCTTGGCACCGTTGGCTCCAACCGCACCTGGAGGTCCAACTGGACCAGACCCACCCTTTAATAGACAAaaatgtgttactgcaaagtATTTGcacaatttggaaaaaatacttATCCCACACATTCATCAGACCCTCTAATAGTTTAAGGCGTGGGTTTTAATTCAAGACATCCACATTTTTTCCTCTTAGGGCCGCATCCTGAAAATTTGACAGGTGTATGGGCCAATTTGAAATTCTtcaactttaattttttttcaacacacaaatccatcaatttttaagtgctttgtcacaGCTTTCAGTTTCTATGGTGAATAGTTAGGGAATTGGGTTGGTCCTCAGCCATCTTTTGAATTTAAATAGATCTCTTCACTGGTCAAAAGCTGATGAATCTTCACATTCAGAATCAAAATAAGAACAATATAAGCGGACTAAGCAGATTATTTTGAACTAGATAAAATCAATATGAGAACAATCTGGTGGTAGATGTCAGGAGTGTCACACATTGTAATTGTATTTCAGTTACAGACTCCCTCAAAGGGATGTTATGCCTGTGAAACCATATTAAATGTCTAATTGCCGTTATACGCAACAAATTGATGCATAAATCGTTTTTAAGTCAGAAGTCAAGAGTAGTGGCTGTTTAAATGACTGTAAAAAGGGTTTTGGTAACCGCCAAAAATGCAATATCTGAAGATTGTTATTCATTATGtatgacaatttaaaatgtcccctccgtgagccgtcaccttaccgtggtggaggggtttgcgtgtcccaatgatcctagaagctaagttgtctggggctttatgcccctggcagggtcacccatggcaaacaggttctaggtgaggggccagacaaagcatggctcatagacccttatgatgactacaatatatggaccaaggtttcccttgcccggacgcgggtcaccggggccccactctggagccaggcctggaggtggggctcgttggcaagcgcctggtggccgggcctacacccatggggcccggccgggcacagcccgaagaggcaacgtgggtcccccttcccatgggctcaccacccatgagaggggccaaaggggtcgggtgctatgtgagctgggcggcagccaaagacggggaccctggcggtccgatcctcggctgcagaagctagctcttgggacatggaatgtcacctctctggcagggaaggagcccgagctggtgtgtgaggcagagaatttccgactggatatagtcggacttgcctccacacacagcttgggttctggtaccagttctctcgagaggggttggactctcttccactctggagttgctcacggtgagaggcgcagagcaggtgtgggcatactcattgccccccggctcagtgcctgtacattggggttcacaccggtagacgagagggttgcctccctccgccttcgggtgggtggacgggtactgactgttgtttgtgcatatgcaccaaacagcagctcagcatacccaccctttttggagtccttggagggtgtgctggagagtactcctgctggggactcccttgttctgctgggggacttcaatgctcacgtgggcaatgacagtgagacttggaggggcgtgattgggaggaacggcccccccgatcagaactcgagtggtgttttgttattggacttctgtgctcgccacggattgtccataacgaacaccttgttcaaacataagggtgtccatatgtgcacttggcaccaggacaccctaggccgcagttcgatgatcgactttgtagttgtatcatcggatttgcggccgcatgttctggacactcgggtgaagagaggggcggagctgtcaactgatcaccacctggtggtgagtaggctccgatggtgggggaagatgccagtccgtcctggcagacccaaacgtatcgtgagggtttgttgggagcgtctggcggaatcccctgtcagaaggagtttcaactcccaccttcgacagagcttttcccatgttccgggggaggcgggggacattgagcccgagtggaccatgttccgtgcctctattgctgaggcggccaatctgagttgtggccgtaaggtggttggtgcctgtcgtggcggcaatccccgtactcgctggtggacaccagcagtaagggatgccgtcaagctgaagaaggagtcctatcgagcctttatggcctgtgggaccccagaggcagctgacgggtatcgactggccaagcggaccgcggcttcggtggtcgccgaggcaaaaacccgagcgtgggaagagttcggtgaggccatggaagccgacttccggacggcttcgaggaaattctggtccaccatccgacgtctcaggagggggaagcagtacaccactaacactgtgtacagtggagatggggcgctgctgacttcgactcgggacgttgtgaaccggtgggcagagtacttcgaagacctcctcaactccaccaacacgccttccttggaggaagcagagcccgaggactctgaggtgggctctcctatctctgtggttgaagtcaccgatgtggttaaaaagctcctcggtggcaaggccccaggggtggatgagatccgcccggagttcctcaaggctctggatgttgtggggctgtcctggttgacacgcctctgcaacatcgcgtggtcaacagggagagtgcctctggattggcagaccggggtggtagtccctctttttaaaaagggggaccggagggtgtgttccaactacagagggatcacactcctcagcctccctggtaaggtctattcaggggtgctggagaggagggtccgtcaggaagtcgagcctcagattgaggaggagcagtgtggttttcgtcccggccgtggaacagtggaccagctctacacccttagcagggtccttgagggtatgtgggaattcgcccaaccagtctacatgtgttttgtggacttggagaaggcgtttgaccgtgtccctcggggagttctgagggggggtgcttcgtgggtatggggtaccgaaccccctgatacgggctgttcggtcactataccaccgatgtcagagtttggttcgcattgccggcagtaagtcggaatcgtttccagtgggggtaggactccgccaaggctgccctttgtcgccgattctattcataacctttatggacagaatttctaggcgcagccgaagcgttgagggagtccgttttgggggcctcagtattacatccctgctttttgcagatgatgtggtgctgttggctccttcaaacggggctctacaactctcactggagcgtttcgcagccgagtgtgaagcggttgggatgaaaatcagcacctccaaatctgaaaccatggtcctcggtcggaaaagggtggagtgccccctccgggtcgggggggagatcttgccccaagtggaggagtttaagtatcttggggtcttgttcacgagtgagggcaggagggagcgagagatcgacaggcggatcggtgcagcgtctgctgtgatgcggacgttgtatcggtctgtcgtggtgaagaaggagctgagccaaagggcgaagctctcaatttaccggtcgatctacgtcccaaccctcatctatggccacgagctatgggtcgtgaccgaaagaacgagatcccggatacaagcggccgaaatgagttttctccgcagggtgtccggggtctcccttagagataaggtgaggagctcggtcatccgggaggggctcagagtcgagcagcttctcctccacatcgagaggagccagatgaggtggcttgggcatctgattcggatgcctcctgagcgcctccctggtgaggtgttccgggcatgtcccaccgggaggagaccccgaggaagacccaggacacgctggagagactacgtcacccagctggcctgggaacgcctcgggatcccccggggagagctggaagaagtagctagggagagggaagtctgggcttccctgctaaagctgttgcccccgcgacccggccccggataagcggtagatgatggatggatggatggatggatggatgaatttaaaatgtttgtagCTTTTAGCAAGAATCATGGAAGATTTGGTTTCACAGGCCAAATAGAATGATGTAGTGGGCCGAATTTGACGCTGTAGGTCTCTGCTGTGGGCTGATAAAAAGTGGACAGTggtccaaaacattttttgacaccCATGATTTCAGACATTCAAAGTAATTCTTGTTTCAGATAAATCTGGTACAAAAAACTCACCCGAATTCCATCAACTCCAGCTTTGCCTTCGAGTCCCATATCACCCACAGAGCCCTGTTTGACGAGATCCACATTTGGCCTTCATGTGTCAAACACTGAAATTGCTTTAATCAGGAGTAGGTTGCAGGCGGCACTAACCACATCCCCTTTTGGGCCTGAGGATCCTGGGATGCCTCTTTCCCCTGGCATGCCCTGGAGTCCTGGACTTCCTGTTTCTCCAGTAGCTCCCTTTACACCAAATTTTCCCTAAAATACACCAGCTTTCAGGTGAATAATATTTACTGTAGCTAAAATTCGAACAAAGAAACAATGACATTTATCCTTCTgatacttgtattctttggcattcgactgagcatgattagatttgttcttggttttactgtttggtgctttctaccgtctttattaccgatttgctttactgtttattgtgtatgttaaattgctccatgtacagcactttgtatgcagcgatggctgtttgaaagtgctctataaatacagttgacttgacttgacttgatacctTCAGTCCATCCGGGCCCGGACTACCTGGACTACCCTTAGGTCCCTGCAGTCCTTTGGGTCCGGTTTCACCTCTGCCACCAGGAGCCCCTCTTTCTCCCTGTTGGTACAGCGTCATGATAGCCATGATGTACAGCAAGTGGATTCAATCATGACACTGTCGAACCAAAGCAAGAGCCACTGACTTACCCTCAATCCGGAAGTTCCGGCAGAGCCTTCCTCCCCAGCAAGTCCCTGAGGGCATCATTCAAAATACTTTATTCATTGGTCGTTACAGAAATATtctgtgtgactttttttgatCCGGAAAACGTATTCAAAACAAGAATGCTTTCTGTCTGATTTTATTTACACACCTCAGTTCCTGGTTTACCAGATTCACCGGGTGGGCCCGGCACTCCGGGCAAACCCTGAGAAACAGACATGCTCGTATAAACAATCATGCTCATGCATAACGTCTATTATTGTAAAGTTTTTGTTTGTAGTGGTTTCTCACCTGAAAGCCAATGGGTCCCTGTGGACCTTGCTCCCCTCTCTTCCCTGCAGAACCCTATATGACAGAGTATGTGATGAAAAGCAGAAAAGGTGCAGAGCATTTTGCTGATATATTTCGGAATAATTCATCAGGACACTAATTATCTCCATATTTCATACACACAAAATTAATATTGCATGGAGCTTGCATTTTTTAAACTGTTCTCAGTAAATGTAGAGGATAAGGCTTCAATGTGGAATATTTTGCATgattagtgaggatcaagcggctcagaagatgaatgaatgaatgaatgaatagtgcaTAAAATTGAGAGATGATGGATTctgcttttttgtgtttgtttttgttttttaatcagaggatgtaggcacatttttgttttcaactgcAATTCAATTCCCCCATTCCCTGCAAACTCCTATATTTTCCCATTCATTCTCATGGAAATCTTACAATATATtacaatatactgtgtgtaGGTTACTGTATGTATTGAATTAACCCAATCATGCTTTTATCAAGGGAATGTGGTGAGAGTCCTGAGCGTGCCACTCACCGCTGGGCCAGTTGGACCGGCAGCGCCCTCCTCGCCGTCTTTTCCATTCACTCCCTGGAGGACGTTTGAAGTATTTTATCATGATTTCACTTCTTAATTGGATTGATAGTCAATTCACTTTTCAATCGAAAATAACATACTCTTTGACCCTGTGAGCCAGCACTGCCAGCGTCGCCATTCTTTCCAGGATCACCCTGAAAGTTTCAAAGACATCAGCATCATCTATGCTGTGTGTGAGCTTTTCATTCTTAGTTAAATGAAACAAGTTATACTGACAGTGAGGCCTTTTGGTCCTGGCAGGCCCATGGGTCCAGCTAAACCACGACCTCCTGTGGAACCAGCTGGGCCTGGTTTGCCATCGTCTCCTGCTGAGCCCTGCAGGAGACAACGTCAAATGCTCAAAAATGCAGCATTGGCTTTAGAAAGACTCACGAAGGAGAATTCTTACAAACCTGTGGTCCTGGTTTGCCTTCTCCTCCTTCAGCACCGATAATTCCAGACAGGCCCTGTTAGACAAAACATAGCATCAAGATTGGATTTATGAGAGGTGAAGCTGTATGTGACAAGATAAAAATTTGTTCCTCACAGCTCAGTGTCCAATTGTGGTTTGAAAAAAGGCTTACCCGAGCACCAGTTAAACCCGGCTCACCAGGTCGTCCCAGATCTCCTGCTGGACCTTTCAGGCCCGCTGCGCCTGGCAGCCCTCTTTCTCCCTGAGCTCCCTGTGACagcagaaaagtgcattttgaaaagagaaaaataaactgTTGATCTGGTTTCCTTGTAAGGCAAGACCAGACTAGTAAAGGCAGGCTTATTCGTATGGCCACATACATACACAGCGTTATTCCATAGTGCTTTACAGAgcactaaaataaaagcaacatggCAGAAGAATATTTCTGATTTATGAAAAAGGCAGCAGGAAACAAAGTTTTCAGGTGACATTTAGATGTAACAAAAGCATGAGCAGATCTCAGGTGTTCAGGAAATTTGTTACACACTTGATGAGCACAGAAACCCAAATGCTGGTGGACTTGGTATCATTTTGGTTCTAGAAATACTCAAACATCGGAGGGATCTGGAAACCTGAAAGGGAACTCAAATGTCATGAATTCGTTCAACAAACTCACTTTTGCACCAGGAAAACCATCTGTGCCAGGGAAACCACGATTCCCAGGGATGCCCTAAAACAAatccatgaaataaaatggtatGACACTTTTCGCATAACAATGCGGATGACATTTGTAACTATTTAACCTGCAAAGCTTCCCTGTTATGACATATTGGGACAACTCACTGTCTCGCCAATAGGTCCCGGGTCACCGACAGACCCCGCATCACCTCGAGGTCCACGCTTTCCATCATCTCCCATGGGGCCGATCAGACCTGGAACACCATGGTCGCCCTGACAACAAGTTGCAATTACACAATGTTCACCTGTGTTCCACTAAGTTATAATTGAAGCGATGTGTTTTGATGTTCACATTTACGCACTCTTTCGCCTTTCATTCCAGCTTCTCCTTTGACTCCAGCCACACCGACGTCACCCTGGAGAAAAGATGGCTCTTTACGTTCAGTGACAAAAGACATAGAGAAAGTGCTGTATCTCCTTCTAGACTGTTACATCTTGGCCTTTTGGTCCCTGTGCTCCTGTGGTTCCCTGGGGTCCTGGGGGCCCAACGGGGCCTACAAGTCCTGATGGACCCATGACACCTGCTAGGCCCTGGAAAGAAACGGTCGACTCAATGACTAACTTCACTGATGCCAAAAGAGAACTTGGTAGTTGTCTCACGTACTGTTGCCCCCCTGGTTCCTGGGGCTCCATCGGGGCCTACGGATCCCTGTTAGTAACCAATGACATGTTTAGTTACAGCAATATCAACTTTTCTGCTCATGAAACACATTTCTGCACATGCTGACCTGTTGTCCGGTGGGCCCTGGTGGTCCAACGTGACCCGCATCTCCTCTGGGTCCCTGCTGACCTGGACTCCCTCTCACACCAAGAGGTCCCACTTCACCCTGGAGAGGTTCAAAGTATCATAGAAGAGGTCAATCGTGGGATTGGCTAACCTTATTGATCTAATTTCAAAGCAAAACTATCATTGTACCTTCTGTCCTGGGGCACCTGGGAAGCCTGGTACACCAGGGATTCCAATAGGACCCTGTGGTTGAAGGAgatcattattattttgagCCCAAACTTGACTGTCAGTCTGATGACTCCAGCTTTAGAAAATGTCTGACTCACTTCACGTTCATTCTGTTTGCATAATGACATGAAATAACATAAATTGTCCTTACCAGGGGACCTGGCTTGCCAGTATGTCCGGCTGCACCGCGTTTTCCCTAAACCAGAAACAGATTGACTGTCTCAATTCTGCAACATTTGGGGCACTAAACATAGATGACAGATGATTGTGTTTACCACGGAACCAGGTGGGCCCGCTCTTCCTCGCTCTCCCAATAAGCCTGGTGGACCCTGAAAGAAAATTTGTTCTCAGAACCTGTCTACATCAAAAATGGTGCTGTGTTTCATGTATGTGTTGCCTACCACTGGGCCAGGAGCACCCATGGCACCAGGAGTACCAGACGCACCCTGCAGAACACAATGTCAAGGAGTCATTGaagcttaaaaaaacattgcctcTGGTGTTgcattttgtcacttttattAAAATCTTACCTTGACACCGGCAGCACCAGTCTCACCTCTCGGACCAAAAATGCCCGTCTCACCCTGTTGGAAAGAGATTTGCAAGTTCTGCGCTTATGTCCAAAAGCATGAAACAATTTTAAAGAGCCAACAGGGCTATACCTTGTGACCCTTGAGACCTGAGACACCTGGAGTACCCGGTAACCCTCGTGCACCCTAAGGAGATGACATCATTTAATATGAACTCAACCGAACAGAACAATAAGCCAGAAGAGCGGTGTAGGGGGAAATTGTTTGTTTACCACTGATCCTTGGAATCCTGGCTCTCCTGTGGCACCAGGGGGTCCAACATCTCCCTATGCgaataaaaacaacagttaCCCGTTATAATCAAGCTAACCGTCATTTTGGTACTACAGTACAAACAATCTGAACAACAAAGATCTTTACAGCATGCAGGGCTTAGTAAGactattgaatgaatgaataagtgtTGCTTCTGTGATGCTTTACTGACATCAGGGCCATTTTTTCCTGGCAACCCTTCTGGCCCTCGAAGACCTGGTTCACCCTATGGATAAACACAAGGAAACGTCAAAGTTTCAGACATACAGAACATATCTGTCTCCAGTCCATGAATGCACGCTTGGCATGAAAGTCCTAATGGCAGTGTGAAGACATTACCATTTGTCCTGTCTCTCCAGCCTCGCCTGGGAGTCCCTGGCCACCGGTTGGTCCCTGGACAAGAACAGACAACAAATGTTAGCTAATTATAGCATTCTGTCTTCTGCCTGTGTAACTCAAGTCTTGGAAGTCAGCGGTTATCATTTTTAGTGGCCCAATAAAACAAACTAAGTGTCACAACTTACTAAAAGTTTATATTTTCACTTTAAACCAGCATTTTTCCCACCAAATCCCTTCTTTCCAAAAATCCAGCAACTGTCCATtgagggaaaccgtaactatgATATGGCAAAATGACTGACACCCTTTTGTAGCCATCTTACAGAATCTTCTACTTAAGTGCTGAAAAGTTATGAGGGAACCTTTGCCccgtttttttatatttaatgctCACTATGGTCATAGTAACGACCAGAAGAATGCCTATTCTCAGTTGAACTACTTAATAGATGCCAGAAAGTTCAAGACATGGCCATGGAACCTTTTCTTGCGATATTGAGAAAGAAGGTCAAACCCCATCCCTTAGGATTTCTACTCTTTTGCTCTTATATTCTTGGCC
Protein-coding sequences here:
- the LOC127595511 gene encoding collagen alpha-2(V) chain-like, translating into MGPSVHMRITVLLAAISLTQVITVSCQENPKNETCADNGQVYANKEMWSPEPCRICVCESGSAMCEAVVCVDLGDCTQSVTPEGECCPVCVTPVATPTPDPSAAPVEDLSCEVDGEIYANKDIWKPAPCSVCVCDNGVSICSDVQCEMVPNCQRMVTPEGECCPVCENLASATRHIAIMGYRGEKGEPGDVPHLVGIPGPRGPSGPPGAQGRTGHRGFKGRRGFQGPPGFDGEPGIPGNPGEPGPPGFPSLPGGNFVSQMASGFNEKSAGLSGMVSGSRGESGPRGPPGSTGPPGPTGGQGLPGEAGETGQMGEPGLRGPEGLPGKNGPDGDVGPPGATGEPGFQGSVGARGLPGTPGVSGLKGHKGETGIFGPRGETGAAGVKGASGTPGAMGAPGPVGPPGLLGERGRAGPPGSVGKRGAAGHTGKPGPLGPIGIPGVPGFPGAPGQKGEVGPLGVRGSPGQQGPRGDAGHVGPPGPTGQQGSVGPDGAPGTRGATGLAGVMGPSGLVGPVGPPGPQGTTGAQGPKGQDGDVGVAGVKGEAGMKGERGDHGVPGLIGPMGDDGKRGPRGDAGSVGDPGPIGETGIPGNRGFPGTDGFPGAKGAQGERGLPGAAGLKGPAGDLGRPGEPGLTGARGLSGIIGAEGGEGKPGPQGSAGDDGKPGPAGSTGGRGLAGPMGLPGPKGLTGDPGKNGDAGSAGSQGQRGVNGKDGEEGAAGPTGPAGSAGKRGEQGPQGPIGFQGLPGVPGPPGESGKPGTEGLAGEEGSAGTSGLRGERGAPGGRGETGPKGLQGPKGSPGSPGPDGLKGKFGVKGATGETGSPGLQGMPGERGIPGSSGPKGDVGSVGDMGLEGKAGVDGIRGGSGPVGPPGAVGANGAKGETGSPGPNGRRGTRGVPGSTGEPGATGAAGFPGAAGAEGQPGVKGDTGEPGLKGEAGPPGPPGMAGTPGVQGPVGLTGLKGGRGTQGAVGSTGFPGLPGGVGPPGSLGAVGADGLIGLTGKQGPPGIRGENGAPGLQGEIGAPGPAGTPGDKGDSGEDGSPGPLGPPGPAGATGQRGPVGHPGVRGEGAMPGLHGPAGLPGKPGAPGVPGGKGPPGGVGPVGATGPRGDAGPEGVAGEDGPTGTDGLLGERGDRGNAGPEGLAGGPGSPGNEGPVGPTGSPGPRGENGAKGSPGPHGAPGVRGKAGPQGLQGEKGPAGEQGERGQKGHRGFTGLHGLPGIAGATGDAGIPGIVGPGGPRGPPGVVGPPGKEGNIGQPGAMGAPGSRGNSGDVGVQGPVGEPGPPGPPGPPGPPTAALNEYFAAPLDFDEHAVPEAVEFFKDDVAADPPPLPEFNKDEARADKSPVIIHTTLKILSRRVHNIRSPDGTKENPAKTCQDIKQCYPQKPSGEYWIDPNQGSTTDAIKVFCNMDSGETCITANPANISRKTWWTKSTPSVNKPIWFAAQMYGGTPFRYGNNEEQPNTVAVQVKLLQRLSKECHQSITYHCKNSVAYKDGKGSMKKALILKGANGQELRAQGNNRLQYTVIEDGCAKSQGNWAKTVLEYRTQTPIRLPIADVAPMDIGKANQEFGLDIGPVCFS